TTTCGTCACTCCCACGATATCAACATAATCGCCGGCGGCAAAAAGATCCACTTTCAGTTCCTGACCGATCTCGCAGGGCTCCGGAAATGCCCTGAACTCCCTGAGGACCCTGAAGTATCCGCGGTCTGCCGCCCGGAAGTGCCCCTGCAGCGGTTTCGTCAGACGGCTCTGTTTCACCCGGTCAAAGCCCAACTGAACGGCCTCATAGCCGTCCTTCTCTATGGTCTTCTTCTGAATGACCACAGACGGCGTTACCTCGATGACCGTCACCGGAACGGCAACGCCATCCTCCGAGAAAATCTGGGTCATCCCCAGCTTTTTACCAATCAGTCCTGCACTCATGTCCATCCCAGTCTTCCGCTGCCGGAACAAGCGAACGTCCGTTCGCCGCCCCGGACTGTTAC
Above is a window of Syntrophaceae bacterium DNA encoding:
- the rplC gene encoding 50S ribosomal protein L3, with protein sequence MSAGLIGKKLGMTQIFSEDGVAVPVTVIEVTPSVVIQKKTIEKDGYEAVQLGFDRVKQSRLTKPLQGHFRAADRGYFRVLREFRAFPEPCEIGQELKVDLFAAGDYVDIVGVTKGKGFAGVIKRHGFGGGRATHGSMFHRAPGSIGASADPSRVFKGTRLPGRMGGIHKTVLNLTVVAVRPDKNLLLVKGPVPGSRKGYILIKKSKKLAS